From one Rhodothermales bacterium genomic stretch:
- the gatB gene encoding Asp-tRNA(Asn)/Glu-tRNA(Gln) amidotransferase subunit GatB, protein MRDEKYEAVIGLEVHCQLATDSKAFSPESASFGAEPNRHIDPVSLGHPGTLPVLNDRVVPFSVRMGLATHCAIAPRSELARKHYFYPDLPKGYQITQYDTPICAGGYLDLIDPEFPDVTPRRIGITRIHIEEDAGKSVHDLDVVDTLLDYNRCGVPLIEIVSEPDLRTPREAFLYLQKIRQIVRYLDICDGNMEEGSLRCDANVSIRRRGETRLGTKAEIKNVNSFRNVERAIAYEIRRQVEIVEGGGEIRQETRLWDAVKLETRSMRSKEFAHDYRYFPDPDLVPIVVGDALRQALEASLPELPEARSARYVEQLGLPAYDAQVLTEERPVADYFEALLTALPDAGEATGRAKAASNFVMSHVMRALNERGLEMAKFPIAPVRLAGLVRLRLSNSINSSAAHELFEAMLDAPDEAEALASARNLIQVSDTSALLPIVQDVLDEHPAEVALYLSGKQGLIGFFVGQVMKRYPGSPDPKAVRTIIAEQVASRNV, encoded by the coding sequence ATGCGAGACGAAAAGTACGAAGCGGTCATCGGTCTGGAAGTGCATTGCCAGTTGGCAACGGATTCGAAGGCATTCAGCCCGGAATCGGCCTCCTTTGGAGCGGAGCCGAACCGGCATATCGACCCGGTAAGCCTGGGTCATCCGGGCACGCTGCCCGTCCTGAACGATCGGGTCGTGCCCTTCAGCGTTCGCATGGGTCTCGCGACCCATTGCGCCATTGCCCCGCGCTCGGAGCTGGCGCGAAAGCACTACTTCTACCCCGATCTTCCAAAAGGGTACCAGATCACCCAGTACGATACGCCGATCTGCGCCGGCGGCTACCTGGATCTGATCGATCCCGAGTTCCCGGACGTCACGCCCCGGCGCATCGGCATCACGCGGATCCACATCGAGGAGGACGCCGGCAAGTCCGTCCACGACCTGGATGTGGTCGATACCCTGTTGGACTACAACCGGTGCGGCGTGCCGCTCATCGAGATCGTGTCCGAGCCCGATCTCCGGACCCCGCGCGAGGCGTTCCTGTATCTGCAGAAGATCCGTCAGATCGTCCGTTACCTGGACATCTGCGATGGTAACATGGAGGAGGGGTCGCTCCGGTGCGACGCCAACGTGTCCATCCGCCGGCGCGGCGAGACGCGCCTCGGTACGAAGGCGGAGATCAAGAATGTGAATTCTTTCCGCAACGTCGAACGGGCCATCGCCTACGAAATCCGCCGGCAGGTCGAGATCGTGGAAGGCGGTGGTGAGATCCGCCAGGAGACGCGGCTGTGGGACGCCGTCAAACTCGAGACACGCTCGATGCGGTCGAAAGAGTTCGCGCACGACTATCGGTATTTCCCGGACCCGGACCTTGTCCCGATCGTCGTGGGCGACGCGTTGCGCCAGGCGCTGGAAGCCTCGCTCCCCGAGCTGCCCGAGGCGCGAAGCGCGCGGTACGTCGAACAGCTGGGCCTGCCGGCGTACGATGCACAGGTACTCACGGAGGAACGCCCGGTGGCCGACTACTTCGAGGCCCTGCTGACGGCGCTACCGGATGCCGGGGAGGCGACCGGCCGCGCCAAGGCGGCGTCAAATTTTGTGATGTCGCACGTGATGCGTGCGCTCAACGAACGCGGTCTGGAGATGGCCAAATTTCCAATCGCGCCGGTTCGGCTTGCCGGCCTCGTTCGCCTCCGCCTGTCCAATAGCATCAACTCATCTGCCGCCCACGAACTGTTCGAGGCGATGCTTGATGCGCCCGACGAAGCAGAAGCCCTGGCTTCCGCCCGCAATCTGATCCAGGTATCCGATACCTCCGCGTTGTTGCCGATCGTGCAAGACGTGCTGGACGAGCACCCCGCGGAAGTCGCGTTGTACCTGAGCGGCAAACAGGGGTTGATCGGGTTTTTTGTCGGCCAGGTGATGAAGCGCTACCCCGGCTCGCCCGATCCCAAGGCGGTTCGGACGATCATCGCAGAACAGGTTGCATCCCGGAACGTATAG
- a CDS encoding TlpA disulfide reductase family protein, whose amino-acid sequence MSFLVYSLRSCAASLCLASVVVLAGCGGEPSAVDGTIRSHFWGAFAVDAAVDSVADYRGFEVLIADGLPGEWDTLAYGVSGPDGIVEMEVTAPRADIFTLQVSRSGAALVRDEIVVADGDSATVKVTFPLGSRPMLIRSRENAVLMGFKNTLATHAMAIQELQRAGESDPAPYRNRVLQSAEILWGLGETNPGTIAGELASSQSILLLQDVNDSLLVARSQVIDQFNPNFQTVVETARRTEMLLHGSPAAVTLMQGFLERATDPGPRVAVLTELIIAYRDNLQVDEAVTLAQQMKVEFQDSSVTAWADRALYDLQNLMPGMAAPDFQAVTTAGDTISLASFRGRALLLEFYAPGPAFERELNVRNAFYRATVEGADRFEMVSFSLQPDRDLNAAFFQDRDIPGIHVFLEESLDAAIVEHYNINLLPTRFVIDADGVLVGKYVRDNATQAFQDALTVSLRRPS is encoded by the coding sequence ATGTCATTCCTCGTGTATTCCCTGCGTAGTTGCGCCGCATCGTTGTGCCTGGCGTCGGTTGTCGTGCTGGCCGGCTGCGGCGGCGAGCCATCCGCGGTCGACGGAACGATCCGGAGTCATTTTTGGGGCGCCTTCGCGGTCGATGCCGCCGTTGACTCCGTGGCCGACTACAGGGGGTTCGAGGTCCTCATCGCCGACGGCCTCCCTGGCGAGTGGGACACCCTGGCGTATGGCGTGAGCGGGCCGGATGGGATTGTCGAGATGGAAGTCACCGCGCCGCGGGCGGACATCTTCACCCTCCAGGTGAGCCGATCGGGTGCGGCGCTGGTGCGCGACGAGATCGTCGTGGCCGATGGGGATTCCGCCACGGTGAAGGTCACCTTCCCGCTGGGGAGCAGGCCGATGCTCATCCGGTCCCGTGAAAACGCGGTGTTGATGGGCTTCAAGAATACGCTGGCCACCCACGCGATGGCCATCCAGGAACTGCAACGCGCCGGCGAATCCGACCCGGCGCCCTACAGAAACCGCGTGCTCCAGAGCGCTGAAATCCTCTGGGGTCTGGGGGAGACTAACCCCGGTACGATTGCCGGTGAACTGGCGTCGTCGCAGTCCATCCTCCTGTTGCAGGATGTAAACGACTCGCTCCTGGTTGCGCGTTCGCAGGTCATTGATCAGTTTAATCCCAACTTCCAGACGGTCGTTGAAACGGCCCGGCGCACCGAGATGCTGCTCCATGGCTCGCCGGCGGCCGTGACCCTCATGCAGGGCTTTCTGGAACGCGCGACGGACCCCGGACCCCGCGTGGCTGTGTTGACCGAGCTGATCATCGCGTATCGAGACAACCTGCAGGTCGACGAAGCCGTGACTCTGGCGCAGCAGATGAAAGTCGAGTTTCAAGACAGCAGCGTCACGGCCTGGGCGGATCGCGCGTTGTACGATCTTCAGAACCTGATGCCCGGCATGGCGGCGCCGGATTTTCAGGCGGTGACGACGGCCGGCGACACGATCTCGCTGGCCTCCTTTCGTGGGCGGGCGCTGCTGCTGGAGTTTTACGCCCCCGGGCCGGCTTTTGAGCGAGAGCTGAACGTCCGCAATGCGTTTTATCGGGCTACCGTCGAAGGGGCCGACCGCTTTGAAATGGTTTCGTTTTCGCTCCAGCCGGATAGGGACCTCAACGCCGCCTTTTTCCAGGATCGCGACATCCCGGGGATCCACGTCTTTCTGGAGGAAAGCCTGGATGCCGCAATCGTGGAGCACTACAACATCAACCTCTTGCCCACCCGCTTTGTCATCGACGCAGACGGCGTGCTCGTCGGCAAATACGTGCGCGACAATGCGACGCAGGCTTTCCAGGACGCACTCACCGTATCTCTCCGTCGCCCGAGCTGA
- a CDS encoding triose-phosphate isomerase — protein MFIAGNWKMNTDVRSAVVLAASICEHVGPGTRTQVAVCPPYISLDVVGRAIRSSASPVKLGAQDMHFEDDGAFTG, from the coding sequence ATGTTTATCGCCGGCAACTGGAAAATGAATACAGACGTGCGTAGCGCCGTTGTGCTTGCCGCGTCGATCTGTGAACACGTAGGCCCCGGCACCCGTACTCAGGTGGCCGTGTGCCCGCCGTACATCAGCCTGGATGTGGTGGGTCGCGCCATTCGGTCGTCGGCTTCGCCGGTCAAGCTGGGTGCTCAGGATATGCACTTCGAGGACGACGGCGCCTTCACCGGG
- the bcp gene encoding thioredoxin-dependent thiol peroxidase, producing the protein MTMAKAASMHEEGQKAPEFEGITQDGNPLRLAAYKGRKVALFFYPEDDTPVCTRQACNLRDGYHRLLDAGIAVIGISPDSTEAHDAFIAKYELPFPLVADPDKKILNKYGVWGEKNMYGHIVTGVKRTTFLINEKGIVVHVFKRPKVDDHAGEILARFGA; encoded by the coding sequence ATGACCATGGCAAAAGCGGCATCTATGCATGAGGAAGGACAAAAGGCGCCCGAATTCGAAGGCATCACCCAGGATGGCAATCCGTTGCGATTGGCGGCCTACAAAGGCCGAAAGGTGGCCCTCTTCTTTTACCCCGAGGACGATACGCCCGTGTGCACACGCCAGGCCTGCAATCTGCGCGACGGGTATCACCGGTTGCTGGACGCCGGCATCGCCGTGATCGGAATTTCACCGGATTCGACGGAGGCGCACGATGCGTTTATCGCGAAGTATGAACTGCCCTTTCCACTCGTGGCGGACCCGGACAAGAAGATTCTGAACAAGTATGGGGTCTGGGGGGAAAAAAACATGTATGGCCATATCGTCACGGGTGTAAAGCGCACGACGTTCCTCATCAACGAAAAGGGGATCGTCGTCCATGTCTTCAAGCGTCCGAAAGTAGATGACCACGCCGGCGAAATCCTGGCGCGGTTCGGCGCCTGA